In Myxococcus stipitatus, the following are encoded in one genomic region:
- a CDS encoding AraC family transcriptional regulator, with translation MGPLLAYLRATGRDPTPLVERFGLPRDAGSLPEVSLPLSTLHAFLDAAEVFSGDAFLGLHVAQRVPRGNYGLVEYIARASPTVRDTFRALARYMALLEPAWRASFTDDAEGAGTFAYGIPGEPLAYGRHASEYGLALFTHVGRQLTERTWNPRAVVFAHPAPEDIAPLVEHFGVTPTFGGGRNALTLDAATLDLRVVGADPALLTVLEHAARGGVSSPPATPDAPEFVRAVRTGIRASLQEGPPPVGAVAKGLHVSPRTLQRRLTELGTSFQDEVDAVRRELAFQYLRDASLGVSQVAFLLGYAELSTFDRAFKRWTGMTPRVWREGAERP, from the coding sequence GTGGGTCCACTGCTCGCGTACCTTCGCGCGACGGGCAGGGACCCGACGCCCCTGGTGGAGCGCTTCGGCCTGCCTCGCGACGCGGGCTCGCTCCCGGAGGTCAGCCTCCCGCTCTCCACGCTGCACGCCTTCCTGGACGCGGCGGAGGTGTTCTCCGGTGACGCCTTCCTGGGCCTCCATGTGGCCCAGCGGGTGCCGCGCGGAAACTACGGCCTGGTCGAGTACATCGCCCGCGCCTCCCCCACGGTGCGCGACACCTTCCGGGCCCTCGCGCGGTACATGGCCCTCTTGGAGCCCGCCTGGCGCGCGTCCTTCACCGACGACGCGGAGGGGGCGGGCACCTTCGCCTACGGCATCCCCGGCGAGCCCCTCGCGTATGGGCGCCACGCGAGTGAGTACGGGCTGGCCCTCTTCACCCACGTGGGGCGGCAGCTCACCGAGCGCACCTGGAACCCTCGCGCCGTCGTCTTCGCCCACCCCGCGCCCGAGGACATCGCCCCGCTGGTGGAGCACTTCGGCGTCACGCCCACCTTCGGCGGAGGACGCAATGCCCTCACGTTGGACGCCGCGACGCTCGACCTGCGCGTGGTGGGCGCGGACCCCGCGCTGCTCACCGTGCTGGAGCACGCGGCGCGCGGCGGCGTCTCTTCGCCCCCCGCGACCCCGGATGCGCCGGAGTTCGTGCGGGCCGTGAGGACTGGCATCCGCGCGTCACTCCAGGAAGGTCCACCTCCAGTGGGAGCGGTGGCCAAGGGGCTCCACGTCAGTCCCCGCACCCTCCAGCGCCGGCTCACCGAACTGGGCACGTCCTTCCAGGACGAGGTCGACGCGGTGCGGCGGGAGCTGGCGTTCCAATACCTGCGCGATGCCAGCCTGGGCGTCAGCCAGGTGGCCTTCCTCCTGGGCTACGCCGAGCTGAGCACGTTCGACCGGGCCTTCAAGCGCTGGACGGGAATGACGCCCCGCGTCTGG
- a CDS encoding DUF1993 domain-containing protein, with the protein MSLSMYQASIPVFIRALNVLTTLLQKGAQHAKEQGLAPESMLEARLAPDMFTLVGQVQRASDTSKATAERLSGVPAPRMPDTEKTFEELYERIAKTVAYLKSIDPARLDGSETRAVQLATGDVKIDFQGDDYLLSFGLPNFYFHVTTAYDILRNRGVQIGKRDFLGAIGNRSTSAA; encoded by the coding sequence ATCCGGGCACTCAACGTGCTCACCACCCTGCTCCAGAAGGGCGCCCAGCACGCCAAGGAGCAGGGGCTCGCGCCGGAGTCGATGCTCGAGGCCCGGCTGGCCCCGGACATGTTCACCCTCGTGGGCCAGGTGCAGCGCGCCAGCGATACCTCCAAGGCCACCGCGGAGCGGCTCAGCGGCGTGCCCGCCCCGCGCATGCCCGACACCGAGAAGACCTTCGAGGAGCTGTACGAGCGCATCGCGAAGACGGTCGCCTATCTCAAGAGCATCGACCCCGCGCGCCTCGACGGCAGTGAGACGCGCGCCGTGCAGCTCGCCACCGGCGACGTCAAAATCGACTTCCAGGGCGACGACTACCTGCTCAGCTTCGGCCTGCCGAACTTCTATTTCCACGTCACCACCGCGTACGACATCCTCCGCAACCGCGGCGTCCAGATTGGAAAGCGAGACTTCCTCGGCGCCATCGGGAACCGCTCGACGTCCGCGGCCTGA